AACATGGCGAGTATAAATTAGTAAATTCGGGCACACACTGTATTGATATAGGCATTTCAGAGTTTTCTCAAAAACAAGATCGCACTATGGCCCTACACCTCTCTTTTTTCCCGTGTAGGCTAACTCTGCTCCTGTTTTTTCGCTTAATGTTATATTTGCGATGAATGAACATGGCGATAGGACAACCCACACAAGTGGCATGAGATCTCCCAAATTGGCCAAACCGACGCGGTTTAGAGGCACATATCTGTCGGCGGTCGGTCAAAATCATCCACAAAAAGAATCTTCGCTCGTGACTTGGTCCTTTCCTTTGTCCAAGTATTGTCGCGGTACGAACGTAAATGTGTAGTTTGGTTGTGTAAATaagaaatataaataaaataaataaagaaataaaaaaggaaaaacctGCAGAACAGGATATGCACTGTAGTCGATGGGCGCCACTATGTCTCGCTTCTAACAACACGGGAGGATGGGTGACCTCAAAGGCAACCTGTAGTGGCCCAACCCAGTAGGGATCTTTCAAtgtattatttttctctctttccagCGAGAGGCTTGAGTTGTTTCTTACTTATGTTTTTGTTTGTGAACTGCGTCTTATAAATATGTTTGCTGAATGTAACAATTTGTTCTCGCGGTTTTGAAAACATGTTCATACAATTCAACAAAAATGATGGCATTTAAAAAACGTCCGCACAATTAAAAATATGTTTCTAATATTATGAAAAAGTTGTTCGTGAAAAATTTAAAAAGTTTGCATAAATAAGAAACATGAAATTTGAGAAATAAAAAcggaaagaaaaaaaatacagaCTAGTagagaaaaacacagaaaaatgaGAAAATAATAAACTGATCTGATCATTCCCAAGGCCGCTACAGTAGGTAGAAGCTTCCTAAAACCACACTATTCGGCCGGCCCATCAAGGGCAAACGCTGTAGGCGAGGCCGGCGGATATCTTGCAGTAGGCGAGATTTAGCTTTTGCGGTAGCTGACGCCTGCAAAATGGGAACACGCCAGCAAGCGAGTGACCGATCTCTCATTCCTGTTCTGGGCCAGCCTATTTAGGAAGTGCTTGAGGTGATGCTGTCGTCGGCCTCGCAATAAGCGAGACCTAGACGCACCCATGATGACGATCCGCAAAATTAATGATCAACATACTAGATGGGCCAGCCCTGGAGGCTTTATAAGCTAAGATCCACAAAAACTGTTTGGTATGCTGCTTCATTTTGCAACATTAATTATTTCCTAACATCTTTTCAACATCATGTATGTGTCCATAGATAGGAgtatctaatactccctccgtcccaaaatttttgtcttaaatttgtctaaatacagatgtatcaagtcacattttagtattaggtacatccgtaCCTACGCAAATCTAAGATAAGAATTTTGGGAAGAAGGGAGTATACAAAGTGCGGGTGTAACTAAACTCAGCCATCCAGCATCGGCATCGCAACAACTCTCCACCAGCACATACAGGATTCAGCTCAACTTTCACATAGATATATAATTTGGATTTATAGAAAAACAAAAGCACATGCATGCAGATCGATCTCGCAaccaattttttttataagacctgCACTGCACGCATGCTGCAGCCTGTCAATTATTTTTTGCATCGCCATCCTCCAGTCTCACACCGACCTAATTAAACCGATTTTATATATGGACAAACATATTTGATCGATTTTTGCATCGATCTTCATCGACTGACTGATCGATTGAGCAGATTTGATCAATCAATTTTCTACTGCTGCTAGCTAGAGGACCCGGGCCTTCCAATGACCAGCTCGGTCTCCACTTCCATGTAATGCCgccgccgctcgtcctcctcggcttcTTCAGCTCCAGCGCCGTCAGGCGATctttcagcagcagcagcagtggccaGCTCTAGCAGAGGCAGCGCCTTGTACTCCTCACGGAGCACCGAGTTCTCCGTCAACAGCTTTCTCTCCTGTATTAATACACACACATAACCATCATGCCACGTACGCACTTATCTTGATCATGCTAATTTTCATAGACCCTTCTATGATTCTGTTAATaactaactagctagctagctatacaGGTGACAAGATCTCCACATATATAATGTTCAATGCAATAATAGCATTAATTAACGGCAGATGAACATGTTGACGCATACCTTCTCCTTCAGCTCCGAGATTTTAGCCACCATTTTCTGTTGCTGCTCTTGAAAATGAAACAAAAGGTGTTATCATCAGCGATTCAGCCTAGAATTTGGAGAAACTAGATCGATAAATACTGTTATACATTGTGTAATTATTCAGGTAGAAAAGAAAAGGAGAGCCGAATTAGGGTATTCTGCTCTGCTAGCTTGCCTTCTTTTGCCGGATGCAGCTTAGGCTCTTCTCCAGCTGCAGCTCCAGCTCTTGCAGCTCATGGGCCGAACAGGACCCCAATCCTTCTCCAGATAGCTTCCTGCATGTGCATTCATCTCGTGTACAATTTAGTAATTCATTTCCCAGGATCGATTGGGTTACATATATATAATCTTGGTTGTTTTCATGTGGTACTAAGAATAGTTGATGATTCAGTAGGCAAGTCACCGTCGTCACCTCTGGTAGGCCTCAATTGCGTCTATCTTGTGCTTCAAGGCGGTAGCTTCAGATCTACACATCTGCATCCATATACATACACGATACATCACATACACAGCATATATAATGAGCCAAATATATGTAATATAGCATCTAGATTAATTGCCGTAAGTATTAGAAAGGTAGGGAGTTGCACCTGGACGCCAGCAGCTGGTTGCTCAACAGTTTTCTCATTGGCAGATGTCCCTTTTGTGTGATTCAGGTAGCGATCAATCGTTTTCTGCAAACTGAGAATTTCCAAATGTT
Above is a window of Triticum aestivum cultivar Chinese Spring chromosome 6B, IWGSC CS RefSeq v2.1, whole genome shotgun sequence DNA encoding:
- the LOC100037557 gene encoding MADS-box protein SOC1: MAPSSPAAAAVAAEGGEQQIVAAAAAKKKKGGGKRGRREMRRIEDATSRQVTFSKRRSGLLKKAFELGVLCDAEVALIVFSPRGRLYEYASAPDLQKTIDRYLNHTKGTSANEKTVEQPAAGVQMCRSEATALKHKIDAIEAYQRKLSGEGLGSCSAHELQELELQLEKSLSCIRQKKQQKMVAKISELKEKERKLLTENSVLREEYKALPLLELATAAAAERSPDGAGAEEAEEDERRRHYMEVETELVIGRPGSSS